In one window of Cupriavidus necator N-1 DNA:
- the ispB gene encoding octaprenyl diphosphate synthase translates to MRAVDAVIRQRLSSEVPLIEQIGEYIIGAGGKRLRPVILLLTARAMGYDGNRHHELAAVVEFIHTATLLHDDVVDESELRRGRDTANAVFGNAASVLVGDFLYSRAFQMMVDAGSMRIMEILSNATNVIAEGEVLQLLNMHDPDVTVERYLQVIRYKTAKLFEAAAQLGAVLAGADAQMEEAAAEYGRRIGTAFQLIDDMLDYTASAEQMGKNAGDDLREGKPTLPLLHLLEHGTPEQRQLARDAIVQGGTEHFDAVFAAIHASGALDVTFEAARREAEAAEQAARQFPPSELKETLIQLCAFSLQRQS, encoded by the coding sequence ATGCGCGCGGTCGATGCTGTTATCCGCCAGCGGCTGTCTTCTGAAGTCCCCCTGATCGAGCAGATCGGCGAATACATCATCGGTGCCGGCGGCAAGCGCCTGCGCCCGGTGATCCTGCTGCTGACGGCGCGCGCGATGGGTTACGACGGCAATCGCCACCATGAGCTGGCCGCCGTGGTGGAGTTCATCCACACCGCCACCCTGCTGCACGACGACGTGGTCGACGAGTCCGAGCTGCGGCGCGGGCGTGATACCGCCAATGCCGTGTTCGGCAACGCCGCCAGCGTGCTGGTGGGCGACTTCCTCTATTCGCGCGCGTTCCAGATGATGGTCGATGCCGGCAGCATGCGCATCATGGAGATCCTGTCCAACGCGACCAACGTGATCGCCGAGGGCGAGGTCCTGCAGCTGCTGAACATGCACGACCCCGACGTCACCGTCGAGCGCTACCTGCAGGTGATCCGCTACAAGACCGCCAAGCTGTTCGAGGCCGCCGCGCAACTCGGCGCCGTGCTGGCCGGCGCCGACGCCCAGATGGAAGAAGCCGCGGCAGAGTATGGCCGCCGCATCGGCACCGCCTTCCAGCTGATCGACGACATGCTGGACTACACCGCCAGCGCCGAGCAGATGGGCAAGAACGCCGGCGACGACCTGCGCGAAGGCAAGCCCACCCTGCCCCTGCTGCACCTGCTGGAACACGGCACGCCCGAGCAGCGCCAACTGGCGCGCGACGCCATCGTGCAAGGCGGCACCGAGCATTTCGACGCCGTGTTCGCCGCGATCCACGCCAGCGGCGCGCTGGACGTCACCTTCGAAGCGGCACGGCGCGAGGCCGAAGCCGCCGAACAGGCAGCACGGCAGTTCCCGCCGTCGGAACTGAAGGAAACCCTGATCCAGCTCTGCGCGTTCTCATTGCAACGGCAGTCCTGA
- a CDS encoding helix-turn-helix domain-containing protein — translation MTIMTAEDLMKAVSKMPAQERVKFFTLAGEQAFKDENFSHEEVFGHLAEADFTAAEAAEYLEVSIATFRRRVRDGQAGASCGSGRSQLFSAADLKAFKRQRKAIKG, via the coding sequence ATGACCATCATGACCGCAGAAGACCTGATGAAGGCCGTCAGCAAGATGCCCGCGCAGGAGCGCGTCAAGTTCTTCACGCTGGCGGGCGAGCAGGCTTTCAAGGACGAGAACTTCTCGCACGAGGAAGTCTTTGGCCACCTCGCTGAAGCAGACTTCACCGCCGCGGAGGCGGCTGAATACCTCGAAGTTTCAATTGCCACCTTCCGGCGGAGGGTGCGCGACGGGCAAGCTGGCGCCTCATGCGGAAGTGGGCGTAGCCAGCTGTTCTCCGCGGCCGACCTGAAGGCATTCAAGCGTCAGCGCAAGGCGATCAAGGGATGA
- the pilB gene encoding type IV-A pilus assembly ATPase PilB — protein sequence MTLGLALAQSRRIAPALLAQLEQAAREKQSQLIDEIVGSGTMSAHDLALFAADKYQLPLLDLAQYNLTKVPPALAGNREFHAHRLLPLGRRENRLVLAMSDPSNQAGLDAIKEKYKLPVEAVVVEHDKLMKHVRSAGEALGTLKNISPVQAERKMIEYDPVAAAGNQRNRTTADNIDDAPVVRFLQKLLTEAFHRGASDLHFEPFETFYRVRFRVDGVLQEVARPPLDIRDKIATRIKVLSRLDISEKRVPQDGRMKLLIALPKDKDAKETVERAVDFRVSTLPTLFGEKIVMRILESSSDKLDIDQLGYEPEQKALLLDVIKRPYGMVLVTGPTGSGKTVSLYTFLNLLNQGDINISTAEDPAEIQLPGINQVNVNDKAGLTFAAALRSFLRQDPDIIMVGEIRDLETADISIKAAQTGHLVLSTLHTNDAPTTLTRLMNMGVAAFNIASSVLMITAQRLARRLCTCKREGEGEIPREALLEAGFREQDLDGSWQPYHPVGCERCNGTGYKGRCGIYQVMPITEAMQEIILTHGTALQIAEQARKDGVLSLREAGLLKVKQGVTSLEEVLATTNT from the coding sequence ATGACACTCGGTCTTGCCCTGGCCCAGAGCCGGCGTATCGCGCCCGCCCTGCTTGCTCAGCTGGAGCAGGCCGCGCGTGAAAAGCAGTCGCAGCTGATCGACGAGATCGTCGGCAGCGGCACCATGAGCGCGCACGACCTGGCGCTGTTTGCCGCGGACAAGTACCAGCTGCCGCTGCTAGACCTGGCCCAGTACAACCTGACCAAGGTGCCGCCGGCGCTGGCCGGCAACCGTGAATTCCACGCGCACCGGTTGCTGCCGCTGGGCCGGCGCGAGAACCGGCTGGTGCTGGCGATGTCCGACCCGTCCAACCAGGCCGGGCTGGATGCGATCAAGGAAAAGTACAAGCTGCCGGTCGAAGCGGTGGTGGTCGAGCACGACAAGCTGATGAAGCACGTGCGCTCCGCCGGCGAGGCCCTGGGCACGCTCAAGAACATCTCGCCGGTGCAGGCCGAGCGCAAGATGATCGAATACGATCCGGTGGCCGCGGCCGGCAACCAGCGCAACCGCACCACCGCCGACAATATCGACGACGCCCCGGTGGTGCGCTTCCTGCAGAAGCTGCTGACCGAGGCCTTCCACCGCGGCGCGTCCGACCTGCACTTCGAGCCGTTCGAGACCTTCTACCGCGTCCGCTTCCGCGTGGACGGGGTGCTGCAGGAAGTTGCACGCCCGCCGCTGGATATCCGCGACAAGATCGCCACCCGCATCAAGGTGCTGTCGCGCTTGGACATTTCTGAAAAGCGCGTGCCGCAGGACGGCCGCATGAAGCTGCTGATTGCCCTGCCCAAGGACAAGGACGCCAAGGAGACGGTCGAGCGGGCAGTGGATTTCCGCGTGTCGACGCTGCCGACGCTGTTCGGCGAGAAGATCGTGATGCGGATCCTGGAATCTTCGTCCGACAAGCTCGACATCGACCAGCTCGGCTATGAGCCCGAGCAGAAGGCGCTGCTGCTAGACGTGATCAAGCGCCCCTACGGCATGGTGCTGGTGACCGGCCCCACCGGCAGCGGCAAGACGGTGTCGCTGTACACCTTCCTGAACCTGCTGAACCAGGGCGACATCAATATCTCCACCGCGGAAGACCCGGCCGAAATCCAGCTGCCCGGCATCAACCAGGTCAACGTCAACGACAAGGCGGGCCTGACCTTTGCCGCGGCCCTGCGTTCGTTCCTGCGGCAGGACCCGGACATCATCATGGTCGGCGAAATCCGCGACCTGGAAACCGCCGACATCTCGATCAAGGCCGCGCAGACCGGTCACCTGGTGTTGTCGACGCTGCACACCAACGATGCGCCGACCACGCTGACGCGGTTGATGAACATGGGCGTGGCGGCCTTCAATATTGCGTCGAGCGTGCTGATGATCACCGCGCAGCGGCTGGCGCGGCGGCTGTGTACCTGCAAGCGCGAGGGCGAGGGCGAGATCCCGCGCGAGGCGCTGCTGGAGGCGGGCTTCCGCGAACAAGACCTGGACGGCAGCTGGCAGCCCTACCACCCGGTCGGCTGCGAGCGCTGCAACGGCACCGGCTACAAGGGCCGCTGCGGCATCTACCAGGTCATGCCGATCACCGAGGCCATGCAGGAGATCATCCTGACGCACGGCACGGCACTGCAGATCGCCGAGCAGGCGCGCAAGGACGGCGTGCTATCGTTGCGCGAAGCGGGGCTGCTGAAGGTGAAGCAGGGCGTCACGTCACTCGAAGAAGTGCTGGCGACAACGAATACTTAG
- a CDS encoding type II secretion system F family protein, with protein sequence MATRAPAAGARTAAPSRAKSGKGRKAPTQYIFEWEGKDRKGKTFTGELRAENQAEVTATLRKQGLTIVKLKKRKAARGRKITEKDIAYFTRQLSTMLKAGIPLLQSIDIIARGHVNPNFTQLLSDIRFDIEAGSSMAAAFRRHPKYFDTLYCNLIDAGEQGGILDSLLERLSLYMEKTIALKGQIKSAMIYPIAVLTVAFAVTVILMLFVIPAFKGVFSSFGANLPAPTLLVIAISDFFVQYWYLVIGVPVAAISFYLRSLKKSEKVQRVTDRALLKLPIFGSLFRKAVIARWTRTLATMFAAGTPLVESMESVAGAAGNWVYYDATREIEQSVRIGTSLTNAMQATHVFDNMVLQMTQIGEESGALDNMLLKVAEFYEREVDDAVAAISSLIEPLIIVVLGVLIGGMVVAMYLPIFKLGQVV encoded by the coding sequence ATGGCGACGCGTGCACCAGCGGCGGGCGCCCGGACGGCGGCACCGTCACGGGCAAAATCAGGGAAGGGGCGCAAGGCACCCACCCAGTACATCTTTGAGTGGGAAGGCAAGGACCGCAAGGGCAAGACCTTCACCGGCGAACTGCGCGCCGAGAACCAGGCGGAGGTCACCGCCACGCTGCGCAAGCAGGGCCTGACCATCGTCAAGTTGAAGAAGCGCAAGGCCGCGCGCGGGCGCAAGATCACCGAGAAGGACATCGCCTACTTCACCCGGCAGCTGTCGACCATGCTCAAGGCCGGCATTCCGCTGCTGCAGTCGATCGACATCATCGCGCGTGGCCACGTGAACCCCAACTTCACCCAGCTGCTGTCCGACATCCGCTTCGACATCGAGGCCGGCAGCAGCATGGCCGCGGCATTCCGGCGCCATCCGAAGTACTTCGATACGCTGTACTGCAACCTGATCGATGCCGGCGAACAGGGCGGTATCCTGGACTCGCTGCTGGAGCGCCTGTCGCTCTACATGGAAAAGACCATCGCGCTGAAAGGCCAGATCAAGTCGGCGATGATCTATCCGATCGCGGTGCTGACGGTGGCCTTTGCCGTGACCGTGATCCTGATGCTGTTCGTGATCCCGGCGTTCAAGGGCGTGTTCTCCAGCTTCGGCGCCAACCTGCCGGCGCCGACGCTGCTGGTGATCGCCATCTCGGACTTCTTTGTCCAGTACTGGTACCTGGTGATCGGGGTGCCGGTGGCCGCCATCTCCTTCTACCTGCGCTCGCTGAAGAAATCGGAGAAGGTGCAGCGCGTCACCGACCGCGCGCTGCTGAAGCTGCCGATCTTCGGCAGCCTGTTCCGCAAGGCCGTGATCGCGCGCTGGACCCGCACGCTGGCCACCATGTTCGCCGCCGGCACCCCGCTGGTGGAGTCGATGGAGTCCGTGGCCGGCGCGGCCGGCAACTGGGTCTACTACGACGCCACGCGCGAGATCGAGCAATCGGTGCGCATCGGCACCAGCCTGACCAACGCGATGCAGGCCACCCATGTGTTCGACAACATGGTGCTGCAGATGACGCAGATCGGTGAGGAGTCCGGCGCGCTGGACAACATGCTGCTGAAGGTGGCGGAGTTCTACGAGCGCGAGGTCGACGATGCCGTGGCCGCGATCTCCAGCCTGATCGAGCCGCTGATCATCGTGGTGCTAGGTGTGCTGATCGGCGGCATGGTGGTGGCGATGTACCTGCCGATCTTCAAGCTGGGACAGGTGGTGTAA
- a CDS encoding prepilin peptidase, with the protein MLSAWSASPYPTGGAPLVEALAALPPAFLVAAAALLGLVVGSFLNVVIHRMPRMMERDEANYIAELRGDPLPHPGRYNLMVPRSACPHCGHAIAPWENVPVLSYLFLRGRCSACKAPISVRYPLVELACGVLSALVAWRFGPGGQALAALVLVWALLALTMIDADTQLLPDQITLPLLWLGLLLNLGGVFVALPDAVIGAAAGYLVLWTAYWLFRLVRGKEGMGFGDFKLMAALGAWFGWQALPALVLLSSVVGVLFGLANIVLRRQERDTPFPFGPFIALAGVVVLLFGPGVLPLFAWP; encoded by the coding sequence ATGTTGTCTGCGTGGTCTGCTTCTCCGTATCCGACCGGTGGCGCGCCGCTGGTGGAGGCACTGGCGGCGCTGCCGCCCGCCTTTCTGGTGGCTGCCGCGGCGCTGCTCGGGCTGGTGGTCGGCAGCTTCCTCAACGTGGTCATCCACCGGATGCCGCGCATGATGGAGCGCGACGAGGCCAACTATATCGCCGAGCTGCGCGGCGACCCGCTGCCCCACCCCGGCCGCTACAACCTGATGGTGCCGCGCTCGGCCTGCCCGCATTGCGGCCACGCGATTGCACCCTGGGAGAACGTGCCGGTGCTGAGCTACCTGTTCCTGCGCGGGCGCTGCTCGGCATGCAAGGCGCCGATCAGTGTGCGCTATCCGCTGGTCGAGCTGGCCTGTGGCGTGCTGAGCGCGCTGGTGGCGTGGCGCTTCGGCCCCGGCGGACAGGCCCTGGCCGCGCTGGTGCTGGTGTGGGCGCTGCTGGCGCTGACCATGATCGATGCCGATACGCAACTGTTGCCGGACCAGATCACCCTGCCGCTGCTGTGGCTGGGCCTGCTGCTGAACCTGGGCGGCGTCTTCGTGGCGCTGCCCGACGCCGTGATCGGCGCGGCTGCCGGCTACCTGGTGCTGTGGACGGCCTACTGGCTGTTCCGGCTCGTGCGCGGCAAGGAAGGCATGGGCTTTGGCGACTTCAAGCTGATGGCGGCACTGGGCGCCTGGTTCGGCTGGCAGGCGCTGCCGGCGCTGGTGCTGCTGTCGTCGGTGGTCGGCGTGCTGTTCGGGCTGGCCAATATTGTGCTGCGCCGCCAGGAACGCGACACGCCCTTCCCGTTCGGACCCTTCATCGCGCTGGCCGGGGTGGTGGTGCTGCTGTTCGGCCCCGGCGTGCTGCCGCTGTTTGCATGGCCCTGA
- the coaE gene encoding dephospho-CoA kinase (Dephospho-CoA kinase (CoaE) performs the final step in coenzyme A biosynthesis.), giving the protein MLEIGLTGGIGSGKTRVADMFAARGAAIIDTDLLAHEITAPGGRAIPALVEAFGPACLRPDGAMDRDAMRALVFADPAAKARLEAIAHPLIRALTTERAHAIRDAGEHPYLIYVVPLLVESGSWRERVGRVLVVDCTEATQVARVMARNGFSREQVQAIMARQATRAARLACADDVIDNDGPVEALVDQVDRLDRYYRELSAAARVHP; this is encoded by the coding sequence ATGCTGGAAATCGGACTGACCGGCGGCATCGGCAGCGGCAAGACCCGCGTGGCCGACATGTTTGCCGCGCGCGGTGCCGCGATCATCGACACCGACCTGCTCGCGCACGAGATCACCGCCCCGGGCGGGCGCGCCATCCCGGCGCTGGTCGAGGCCTTCGGCCCGGCCTGCCTGCGCCCCGACGGCGCCATGGACCGCGACGCGATGCGCGCACTGGTGTTTGCCGACCCCGCAGCCAAGGCACGGCTTGAAGCCATCGCCCACCCGCTGATCCGTGCGCTGACCACCGAGCGCGCCCACGCGATCCGCGATGCCGGCGAGCATCCCTACCTGATCTACGTGGTGCCGCTGCTGGTGGAATCGGGCTCATGGCGCGAGCGCGTGGGCCGCGTGCTGGTGGTGGACTGCACCGAGGCCACCCAGGTGGCGCGCGTGATGGCGCGCAACGGCTTCAGCCGCGAGCAGGTGCAGGCCATCATGGCCAGACAGGCCACCCGCGCCGCGCGCCTGGCATGTGCCGACGACGTCATCGACAACGACGGCCCGGTGGAGGCGCTGGTGGACCAGGTCGACCGGCTCGACCGCTACTATCGTGAACTGTCGGCGGCGGCCAGGGTCCATCCATAA
- the zapD gene encoding cell division protein ZapD encodes MILYEYPFNERIRTLLRLEDLFDRLEYFLGQDHAHQHHVALTTLFEIIDVAGRADLKTDLIKELERQRQALAPLRASPQIDQEALDAIIGEIEQGIAMLNQTVGKAGQLLADNEWLTSIRSRAIIPGGTCEFDLPAYYAWQHRPAEDRRADILKWVRPLLSLRMGTTIVLRLLREAGQSGKVIATGGSYQQMLSGRSYQLMQVYLDDSLLAFIPEMSANKYMLWVRFTQQDGDLRPRSVDADIPFLLKLCNF; translated from the coding sequence TTGATTCTGTACGAATACCCTTTCAACGAACGCATCAGGACACTCCTGCGCCTGGAGGACCTGTTCGATCGGCTGGAATACTTTCTCGGCCAGGATCATGCCCACCAGCATCATGTCGCGCTGACCACGCTGTTCGAGATCATCGACGTGGCCGGCCGCGCCGACCTCAAGACCGACCTGATCAAGGAACTGGAACGCCAGCGCCAGGCACTGGCGCCGCTGCGCGCCAGCCCGCAGATCGACCAGGAGGCACTGGACGCCATCATCGGCGAGATCGAGCAAGGCATCGCCATGCTCAACCAGACCGTGGGCAAGGCCGGCCAGCTGCTGGCCGACAACGAGTGGCTGACCAGCATCCGCAGCCGCGCGATCATCCCCGGCGGCACCTGCGAGTTCGACCTGCCGGCCTACTATGCCTGGCAGCACCGCCCCGCCGAAGACCGCCGCGCCGATATCCTGAAGTGGGTACGTCCGCTGCTGTCACTGCGCATGGGCACCACCATCGTGCTGCGCCTGCTGCGCGAAGCCGGCCAGAGCGGCAAGGTGATCGCCACCGGCGGCAGCTACCAGCAGATGCTGTCCGGACGCAGCTACCAGCTGATGCAGGTCTACCTGGATGACTCGCTGCTGGCCTTCATCCCCGAGATGAGCGCCAACAAGTACATGCTGTGGGTGCGCTTTACGCAGCAGGACGGCGACCTGCGTCCGCGCTCGGTCGATGCGGATATCCCGTTCCTGCTGAAACTCTGCAATTTCTGA
- a CDS encoding DNA gyrase inhibitor YacG — protein sequence MPAVVKCPTCGTEVAWVPDNKFRPFCSERCKQIDLGAWASEKYVIGGKPGETSADQPEDEDD from the coding sequence ATGCCTGCTGTCGTCAAATGCCCCACCTGCGGCACCGAGGTGGCCTGGGTGCCCGACAACAAATTCCGCCCCTTCTGTTCCGAGCGCTGCAAGCAGATCGATCTCGGCGCCTGGGCGTCCGAGAAATACGTGATTGGCGGCAAGCCGGGCGAAACCTCCGCCGACCAGCCTGAAGACGAGGACGACTGA
- a CDS encoding NUDIX domain-containing protein, whose translation MSAATQNPAQTGGNPPRKVTEVAVGVLVQPDGRFLLAQRPAGKPYEGYWEFPGGKLEPGESVEAALARELHEELGLDVTQCERWHILEHDYPHAYVRLYFCKVTDWRGDPVGREGQAFSWQRTPVTVGPLLPATIPVVEWLAEESGNG comes from the coding sequence ATGAGCGCGGCCACGCAGAACCCCGCGCAGACCGGTGGCAACCCGCCGCGCAAGGTGACCGAGGTGGCGGTCGGCGTGCTGGTGCAGCCCGACGGACGCTTCCTGCTGGCGCAGCGCCCGGCCGGCAAGCCCTACGAGGGCTACTGGGAATTCCCAGGCGGCAAGCTGGAGCCGGGCGAGTCGGTAGAGGCGGCACTCGCCCGCGAGCTGCATGAAGAGCTGGGTCTTGATGTCACGCAATGCGAGCGTTGGCACATCCTGGAACATGACTACCCGCACGCCTATGTGCGGCTGTATTTCTGCAAGGTCACCGACTGGCGGGGCGACCCCGTCGGCCGCGAAGGCCAGGCCTTCTCGTGGCAGCGCACGCCGGTGACGGTGGGGCCGCTGCTGCCGGCCACCATTCCCGTGGTGGAGTGGCTGGCCGAGGAATCGGGCAACGGCTGA
- a CDS encoding ATP-binding protein has translation MSDLAARLDNFLARLEQWLPPQLSDADWQEAVAFRWRKRQSLFGNIGYLQPVRQLPPIHLDDLKNIERQKDAIVGNTRQFVGKLPANNVLLTGARGTGKSSLIKACLNAFVKDGLRLVEVDKDDLGDLGDIVELVAQRPERFVIFCDDLSFEEGESGYKSLKSALDGSVAAQSDNVLIYATSNRRHLLPEYMKDNETYRHTDDGEIHPGEVVEEKISLSERFGLWLSFYPPKQDEYLAIVGHWLRHFGCTDEDIAAARGDALVWALERGSRSGRVAWQFARDWGGKHGKPYIADVAGDAKA, from the coding sequence ATGTCTGACCTCGCCGCCCGCCTCGACAACTTCCTCGCCCGACTCGAACAATGGCTGCCGCCGCAACTGAGCGACGCCGACTGGCAGGAGGCCGTGGCGTTCCGCTGGCGCAAGCGGCAGAGCCTGTTCGGCAATATCGGCTACCTGCAGCCGGTGCGCCAGCTGCCGCCGATCCACCTGGACGACCTGAAGAATATCGAGCGCCAGAAGGATGCCATCGTCGGCAATACGCGCCAGTTCGTGGGCAAGCTGCCGGCCAACAACGTGCTGCTGACCGGCGCGCGCGGCACCGGCAAGTCATCGCTGATCAAGGCCTGCCTCAATGCCTTCGTCAAGGACGGGCTGCGGCTGGTTGAGGTGGACAAGGATGACCTGGGCGACCTCGGCGATATCGTCGAGCTGGTTGCGCAGCGCCCCGAGCGCTTCGTGATCTTCTGCGACGACCTGTCGTTCGAAGAGGGCGAGTCGGGCTACAAGTCGCTCAAGTCGGCGCTGGACGGCTCGGTGGCGGCGCAGTCGGACAACGTGCTGATCTACGCCACCTCCAACCGCCGGCACCTGCTGCCGGAGTACATGAAGGACAACGAGACCTACCGCCACACCGACGATGGCGAGATCCATCCCGGCGAAGTGGTGGAAGAGAAGATCTCGCTGTCCGAGCGCTTCGGGCTGTGGCTGTCGTTCTACCCGCCCAAGCAGGATGAGTACCTGGCCATTGTCGGCCACTGGCTCAGGCACTTCGGCTGCACCGACGAGGACATCGCCGCGGCGCGCGGAGACGCGCTGGTGTGGGCACTGGAGCGCGGCTCGCGCTCGGGCCGCGTGGCCTGGCAGTTTGCGCGCGACTGGGGCGGCAAGCATGGCAAGCCCTATATTGCCGATGTCGCCGGAGACGCCAAGGCATGA
- the argJ gene encoding bifunctional glutamate N-acetyltransferase/amino-acid acetyltransferase ArgJ yields MPVNLPLPQAENLKSVAGVELGWAEAGIRKANRKDVLVVRVAEGSTVAGVFTSNRFCAAPVQVCREHLAAGKGIRALVVNTGNANAGTGEPGLANARASCDALAAQLGMATEQVLPFSTGVILEPLPVDRLVAGLPAAIANAKPDNWLAAAEAIMTTDTQPKAASRTVQIDGKTVTLSGISKGAGMIRPNMATMLGFIAMDAAVAQPVLQALVSYAADHSFNSITIDGDTSTNDSFVLIATGKSGAVVDRTEGPAFEALRDAVTALAQELAQMIVRDGEGATKLMTIRVEGGKDVAECRQIAYAVAHSPLVKTAFYASDPNLGRILAAVGYAGVNDLDVDRVNLWLDDVWVARDGGRNPDYREEDGQRVMKQAEITVRIALGRGKAEATVWTCDLSHDYVSINADYRS; encoded by the coding sequence ATGCCCGTCAATCTTCCGCTGCCCCAGGCAGAGAACCTGAAATCCGTCGCCGGCGTGGAGCTGGGCTGGGCCGAGGCGGGCATCCGCAAGGCCAACCGCAAGGACGTGCTGGTGGTGCGCGTGGCCGAAGGCAGCACCGTGGCCGGCGTCTTCACCAGCAACCGCTTCTGCGCCGCGCCGGTGCAGGTCTGCCGCGAGCACCTTGCCGCTGGCAAGGGCATCCGCGCGCTGGTGGTCAACACCGGCAATGCCAATGCCGGCACCGGCGAGCCGGGCCTGGCCAATGCCCGCGCCAGCTGCGACGCGCTGGCCGCGCAACTGGGCATGGCCACCGAGCAGGTGCTGCCGTTCTCGACCGGCGTGATCCTGGAACCGCTGCCGGTTGACCGCCTGGTGGCCGGCCTGCCCGCCGCCATCGCCAACGCGAAGCCGGACAACTGGCTGGCCGCCGCCGAAGCCATCATGACCACCGACACGCAGCCCAAGGCCGCGTCGCGCACGGTGCAGATCGACGGCAAGACCGTGACGCTGTCGGGCATCAGCAAGGGCGCCGGCATGATCCGCCCGAACATGGCGACCATGCTCGGCTTTATCGCCATGGACGCCGCCGTGGCCCAGCCGGTGCTGCAGGCGCTGGTCTCCTACGCCGCCGACCATTCGTTCAACAGCATCACCATTGACGGCGATACCTCGACCAACGACTCGTTCGTGCTGATCGCGACGGGCAAGTCCGGCGCCGTGGTCGACCGCACCGAAGGCCCGGCCTTCGAGGCGCTGCGCGACGCAGTGACCGCGCTGGCGCAGGAGCTGGCGCAGATGATCGTGCGCGACGGCGAGGGCGCCACCAAGCTGATGACCATCCGCGTCGAAGGCGGCAAGGACGTGGCCGAGTGCCGCCAGATCGCCTATGCGGTGGCGCACTCGCCGCTGGTCAAGACCGCGTTCTATGCGTCGGACCCCAACCTGGGCCGCATCCTGGCCGCGGTCGGCTACGCCGGCGTGAACGACCTCGACGTCGACCGCGTCAACCTGTGGCTGGACGATGTCTGGGTGGCCCGCGACGGCGGCCGCAACCCCGACTACCGCGAGGAAGACGGCCAGCGCGTGATGAAGCAGGCCGAGATCACCGTGCGCATCGCGCTCGGCCGCGGCAAGGCCGAAGCGACGGTCTGGACCTGCGACCTGTCGCACGACTACGTGTCGATCAACGCCGACTACCGTTCTTAA